A single genomic interval of uncultured Pseudodesulfovibrio sp. harbors:
- a CDS encoding MBL fold metallo-hydrolase: protein MKITFMGAARTVSGSCYIIECAGKRFAVDCGLHQGNKEIEKRNWNFDDYDAKHLDFILITHAHIDHSGLLPAIVSKGFRNPIYCTAPTRDLMEIMLLDSAHIQEMEAEWSNRKRMRTGIQTVRALYSIADAENTIPLLATVEYDKVFEPAPGLRIKYKNAGHILGSAFIEIEYQQDGKTTRAVFSGDLGRPEQLIVEDPDDMEYADYVFIESTYGNRNHPDEEHSLDELAKAIDYSYGNGEKVVIPAFAVERSQQIIYSLFLLKKQGRLPADMPVYLDSPLAIRATEIFRKHPEFYDEQTQTFIENGEHPLDLPNLHFTESREQSQAINETKGPAIVISASGMANAGRIKHHLRHNLWRPGASVIFVGWQGVGTPGRKILGGAKKIRLFGEEVAIAAKVFTINAFSGHAGQDDLLSWLETMKGKPVKIMLVHGEAEVQKEFGKLIEERFGLEVHIPEYMEELELEPGRELAPVVDMAVARPRVDWNFLLQDSESLYKELRARVKDVENRPWVDQADLRDKLLDVNRHIIELISEM from the coding sequence GACTGTCAGTGGCTCCTGTTACATTATCGAATGCGCCGGGAAAAGGTTTGCCGTGGATTGCGGCCTGCATCAGGGTAACAAGGAAATAGAGAAACGAAATTGGAATTTTGATGATTATGACGCGAAACATCTTGATTTCATTCTCATAACACACGCCCACATTGATCACAGCGGCCTTTTGCCCGCCATCGTTTCCAAGGGATTCAGAAACCCGATCTACTGTACAGCGCCGACTCGGGACCTGATGGAAATCATGCTTCTCGACAGTGCACATATTCAAGAAATGGAAGCCGAATGGAGCAACCGCAAGCGCATGCGAACAGGCATCCAGACCGTTCGTGCGCTTTACAGCATAGCGGACGCGGAAAACACGATTCCTCTTCTGGCAACCGTAGAGTATGACAAGGTTTTCGAGCCTGCCCCCGGTCTGCGTATTAAGTACAAGAATGCGGGGCATATTCTCGGTTCCGCTTTTATCGAGATAGAATACCAACAGGACGGCAAGACCACCCGCGCCGTTTTTTCCGGTGATCTGGGACGCCCGGAACAGTTGATTGTGGAAGACCCGGACGACATGGAATACGCGGACTACGTTTTTATCGAGTCCACTTACGGCAACCGCAATCATCCAGACGAAGAGCATAGCCTCGACGAACTGGCAAAGGCTATCGACTACAGTTACGGAAACGGAGAAAAGGTCGTTATTCCGGCTTTTGCCGTGGAACGTTCCCAGCAGATCATCTACTCGTTGTTCCTTTTGAAAAAGCAGGGACGTCTGCCTGCGGACATGCCGGTCTATCTTGACAGTCCTCTTGCCATCCGGGCGACGGAGATTTTCAGGAAGCATCCGGAATTCTATGACGAGCAGACGCAGACATTCATTGAAAACGGCGAGCATCCGCTTGATCTGCCCAATCTGCATTTTACCGAGTCCCGGGAACAGTCGCAGGCAATCAACGAGACCAAGGGACCGGCCATCGTCATCTCCGCCAGCGGCATGGCAAATGCCGGACGTATCAAGCATCACCTGCGGCACAATTTGTGGAGACCCGGAGCCAGTGTCATTTTCGTAGGCTGGCAGGGGGTCGGTACGCCGGGACGGAAGATTCTCGGCGGTGCCAAGAAAATCCGGTTGTTTGGTGAAGAGGTCGCCATTGCCGCGAAGGTCTTCACTATCAATGCCTTTTCTGGCCATGCCGGACAGGATGACCTGCTTTCATGGCTTGAAACCATGAAGGGCAAGCCGGTCAAGATCATGCTTGTTCATGGTGAGGCCGAAGTTCAGAAGGAATTCGGGAAACTTATCGAAGAACGGTTCGGACTGGAAGTCCATATTCCCGAATACATGGAAGAGCTGGAGCTTGAACCCGGACGGGAATTGGCACCTGTTGTTGATATGGCTGTTGCAAGGCCTCGGGTTGATTGGAATTTCCTGCTTCAGGATTCGGAAAGTCTCTATAAGGAGCTTCGTGCGCGGGTCAAGGACGTGGAAAACCGTCCATGGGTCGATCAGGCGGATTTGCGGGACAAGCTGCTGGACGTCAATCGGCATATTATTGAACTTATTTCAGAGATGTAG
- the rsmD gene encoding 16S rRNA (guanine(966)-N(2))-methyltransferase RsmD has translation MRIIGGQYKGRSIKTCEGPGYRPATMKVRESIFSMLMARGVDFEEVRVVDMFAGSGSLAIECLSRGAREAWFVEKSNKAAGLIRKNLADLGVDKKRIRVVSKDLFGVLSKKPEIPFDLVFIDPPYGKDLLVPALEKALKNEWIAPGAIVLAEVETSVSAPTEGPIADMELLTDREYGQTRILLWRN, from the coding sequence ATGCGTATAATCGGCGGTCAGTATAAGGGACGCAGTATAAAAACCTGCGAGGGGCCGGGGTATCGGCCTGCCACCATGAAGGTGCGCGAATCCATTTTCTCCATGCTCATGGCGCGTGGAGTTGATTTTGAAGAAGTACGCGTGGTTGATATGTTTGCCGGAAGCGGCAGCCTTGCCATCGAGTGCCTGAGCCGCGGAGCGCGTGAAGCGTGGTTCGTGGAGAAGAGCAACAAGGCGGCGGGCCTGATTCGAAAGAACCTTGCAGATCTTGGTGTTGATAAGAAACGTATAAGAGTGGTCAGCAAAGACCTTTTCGGGGTATTGTCAAAGAAACCGGAAATTCCGTTTGATCTGGTTTTTATTGACCCGCCGTATGGAAAGGACTTATTGGTACCCGCCCTTGAAAAGGCGTTGAAGAATGAATGGATAGCGCCGGGGGCAATCGTATTGGCCGAGGTGGAAACCTCGGTGTCCGCCCCGACTGAGGGGCCTATTGCTGATATGGAACTCTTAACCGACCGTGAATACGGTCAGACCAGGATACTTTTATGGCGAAACTGA
- the coaD gene encoding pantetheine-phosphate adenylyltransferase has product MAKLNPRLAVYPGTFDPLTMGHVSLIRRGLKVFDTIILAVAESTPKKTLLSIGERVALAKEVFRGDEDRIIVDPFNSLLIDYVEKKGAGSILRGLRAVSDFEYEFQMALMNRKLEQDIETVFLMTDFKWMYLSSTIVKEVAQYGGDIRGLVPGPVVKALGSKYGFNYTRSGKSR; this is encoded by the coding sequence ATGGCGAAACTGAACCCTCGCTTGGCGGTTTACCCCGGAACTTTCGACCCCCTCACCATGGGGCACGTCAGCCTGATTCGACGTGGACTCAAGGTTTTCGATACCATTATTCTTGCTGTTGCCGAAAGCACTCCGAAAAAGACCCTGCTTTCCATTGGGGAGCGTGTGGCTCTTGCCAAGGAGGTTTTTCGTGGCGATGAGGACCGTATCATCGTGGACCCGTTCAACTCTCTTCTGATCGATTATGTGGAAAAGAAAGGGGCTGGGTCCATCTTGCGCGGACTGCGGGCTGTTTCCGATTTTGAATACGAATTTCAGATGGCGCTCATGAACCGCAAGCTTGAGCAGGATATCGAAACCGTGTTCCTCATGACCGACTTCAAGTGGATGTACCTCAGCTCAACGATCGTCAAGGAAGTGGCTCAGTACGGTGGAGATATCCGCGGACTCGTGCCCGGTCCGGTCGTCAAGGCTCTTGGGAGTAAGTACGGTTTCAATTATACCCGTTCGGGAAAAAGCAGATAA
- the miaA gene encoding tRNA (adenosine(37)-N6)-dimethylallyltransferase MiaA, producing the protein MGKPSRIVCMLGPTGTGKTAAAIAVSKRMKASVINFDSRQVYRDFPIITAQPDADEQAACPHLLYGFLPTEEKMTAARFIDFATEKIEEVLAEGRLPILVGGTGLYLRSLLSGIAPIPEIPAEIREKVLARVKVEGPQKLHAELVETDPDYAAKIHPNDTQRNARAAEVFLATGRNMTWWHTKSEHTPAPYDALRIGMQIALDELEPHLARRIGVMLELGALEEAKAAYEKCSDPEAPGWTGIGCAELLAFLRNEISLDEARRLWVKNTRAYAKRQITWFRKEADIQWFSPGENEAVADSVQAWLAQN; encoded by the coding sequence ATGGGTAAACCTTCGCGCATAGTCTGTATGCTCGGTCCTACCGGGACGGGGAAAACCGCTGCTGCCATCGCCGTGTCCAAGCGGATGAAGGCGAGTGTCATCAATTTCGACTCCCGGCAGGTCTATCGGGATTTCCCCATTATTACGGCTCAGCCTGATGCTGATGAGCAGGCGGCCTGTCCGCATTTGCTGTATGGTTTTCTTCCCACGGAAGAGAAGATGACCGCGGCGCGGTTTATCGACTTTGCCACCGAAAAAATAGAAGAAGTTCTGGCCGAGGGCCGCCTGCCCATTCTGGTTGGCGGCACTGGCCTGTATTTGCGTTCGCTTTTGAGCGGCATTGCGCCGATTCCTGAAATTCCTGCGGAGATCAGGGAGAAAGTCCTGGCTCGGGTCAAGGTGGAGGGGCCGCAGAAACTTCATGCGGAGTTGGTCGAAACCGACCCGGATTATGCCGCAAAGATCCATCCCAACGATACCCAGCGTAACGCCCGTGCCGCCGAGGTGTTTCTTGCCACCGGCAGGAACATGACGTGGTGGCACACCAAAAGTGAGCACACGCCTGCTCCGTATGACGCTCTCAGGATCGGGATGCAGATCGCGCTCGACGAGCTGGAGCCGCATCTGGCCCGCCGCATTGGTGTGATGCTTGAGTTGGGGGCGCTGGAAGAGGCCAAGGCGGCCTATGAAAAATGCTCCGACCCGGAAGCGCCGGGGTGGACCGGCATCGGGTGTGCCGAGTTGCTGGCATTCTTGCGTAATGAGATTTCACTGGATGAGGCTCGCCGTCTGTGGGTGAAGAATACCCGTGCGTATGCCAAGCGTCAGATCACATGGTTCCGCAAGGAAGCCGATATTCAGTGGTTTTCACCGGGTGAGAATGAGGCCGTTGCCGACAGCGTTCAAGCGTGGCTCGCGCAGAATTAG
- a CDS encoding histidine phosphatase family protein, whose product MDIHLMQHGACLPKELDPHQPLSPVGREQITKSAQAARILGLRFELIVASPKVRSIQTAEIIAEYTGYPVSRIEVTEAVKAMAPAQETIHFINEYEGLDSIFIAGHLPSLGNIASGLLTGGKALDINIENGGLMQMARENGHTKLNWYLTPAQLAQIAKD is encoded by the coding sequence ATGGACATACACCTTATGCAGCACGGCGCCTGTCTGCCGAAAGAACTTGACCCGCATCAGCCCCTCAGCCCGGTAGGCCGTGAACAGATCACCAAATCAGCTCAGGCCGCACGCATTCTCGGCCTTCGCTTCGAACTCATTGTGGCCAGCCCGAAAGTCCGCTCCATTCAGACAGCAGAAATCATTGCAGAATACACTGGCTACCCTGTCTCACGCATTGAAGTCACCGAGGCGGTCAAAGCCATGGCCCCAGCTCAGGAAACAATACATTTCATCAATGAATATGAAGGACTGGATTCGATCTTCATCGCGGGCCATCTGCCGTCACTCGGCAATATCGCATCCGGCCTGCTCACAGGCGGCAAGGCTCTCGACATCAATATCGAAAACGGCGGTCTCATGCAGATGGCCCGGGAAAACGGGCACACGAAACTGAACTGGTATCTCACTCCTGCACAACTGGCGCAGATAGCCAAAGACTAA
- the tatA gene encoding twin-arginine translocase TatA/TatE family subunit, producing MIGGFGIWELLIILVIVLVIFGAKKLPEIGGGIGQAISNFKKASSEPDEIDVTPKKEEEKKES from the coding sequence ATGATCGGCGGATTCGGAATCTGGGAACTCTTGATTATTCTCGTCATTGTGCTGGTCATTTTCGGTGCCAAGAAGCTGCCTGAAATCGGCGGCGGCATCGGTCAGGCTATCAGCAACTTCAAGAAGGCCAGCAGTGAGCCTGATGAAATCGACGTGACACCGAAAAAAGAAGAAGAGAAAAAGGAAAGCTAG
- a CDS encoding HAD family hydrolase gives MALANAHMHPDFLSGVKCIIFDCDGVLIDSLQANIFYYGNIKEQLGLPPLTKSEIEYVHMHTHRDAIMHVAPGELFEKAMEITRGFDSSSLVQYLKRSEGVREFLSWLRSAGFKLAVNTSRAESMDFILKLMDLEGFFFPVITSDKVVAPKPHPEGMFTIMNEHGLRPEEVAYIGDSKVDEKTAQASGVRFWAYKDMKLDAEVHIESFWDIKAAMQRCYKGCGQVF, from the coding sequence ATGGCGCTTGCCAATGCTCATATGCATCCCGACTTTCTGAGCGGGGTGAAATGCATTATTTTTGATTGTGACGGGGTGCTGATTGATTCCCTTCAGGCGAATATTTTTTATTACGGCAACATTAAGGAACAGCTTGGGCTGCCGCCGTTGACCAAGAGTGAAATCGAGTATGTTCACATGCATACGCATAGGGATGCGATCATGCATGTCGCTCCGGGTGAACTCTTTGAAAAGGCAATGGAAATTACCCGCGGTTTTGATTCGTCCTCGCTTGTGCAGTACCTCAAGCGGTCGGAAGGAGTGCGGGAGTTCCTTTCCTGGCTTCGGAGTGCAGGATTCAAATTGGCTGTGAATACAAGTCGGGCAGAGTCCATGGATTTCATTCTCAAGCTCATGGATCTGGAAGGATTCTTTTTTCCGGTTATCACGTCCGACAAGGTCGTTGCCCCGAAACCGCATCCCGAAGGCATGTTCACTATCATGAATGAACATGGCCTTAGGCCGGAAGAGGTTGCATATATCGGTGACTCCAAGGTTGATGAAAAGACCGCGCAGGCTTCTGGCGTGCGTTTTTGGGCCTATAAGGACATGAAACTTGATGCCGAAGTGCATATTGAAAGTTTCTGGGATATCAAGGCGGCCATGCAGCGTTGCTATAAAGGATGCGGTCAGGTGTTTTAA
- a CDS encoding YggT family protein, whose translation MGFLGSIVQAAAFVLDAVLSIYFWIVIISALLSWVNPDPYNPIVRFLRGVTEPVFYKIRSWIPFAVVGGFDLSPIVVLLGIQVCKIVVVQNLARLAFSLGGGSPMM comes from the coding sequence ATGGGATTTTTGGGCTCGATAGTCCAGGCGGCGGCATTCGTTCTTGATGCCGTACTCAGCATATATTTTTGGATTGTTATCATTTCCGCACTGCTTTCCTGGGTCAATCCTGATCCTTACAACCCCATCGTGCGCTTTTTGCGTGGGGTGACCGAACCTGTATTTTACAAGATTCGCAGCTGGATACCTTTTGCCGTGGTCGGTGGTTTCGACCTTTCACCCATAGTGGTGCTGCTCGGTATCCAGGTCTGCAAGATCGTTGTGGTCCAGAATCTTGCCCGCCTTGCTTTCAGCTTGGGCGGCGGTTCTCCCATGATGTAG
- a CDS encoding DivIVA domain-containing protein: MTVSKIDLLNKQFSRRMFGYSRMEVDQFMLELAEVLGDAADSQKGLRRKIKQLEKSVKEYRQRDETLRDTLMSTQKMVDDLKVTASKEAQLIIDEARAKADATVQKGHNRLAQIHEEIETLKRQRTRFEVQLKGLLKSHLEMLDVSDPEKEKAEELESKLKYLKKVD; this comes from the coding sequence ATGACGGTTTCCAAGATCGATTTGCTTAACAAGCAGTTTTCCCGACGGATGTTCGGGTATTCTCGCATGGAAGTTGATCAGTTCATGCTGGAACTGGCTGAAGTGCTCGGTGATGCCGCAGACAGCCAGAAGGGGCTGCGCCGGAAGATAAAACAGCTTGAAAAGTCGGTGAAGGAGTATCGTCAGCGGGATGAGACCTTGCGCGATACGCTCATGAGCACGCAGAAAATGGTTGATGACCTCAAGGTAACGGCCAGCAAGGAAGCGCAGCTCATCATCGACGAGGCCCGTGCCAAGGCGGATGCCACGGTGCAGAAGGGACACAACAGACTGGCTCAGATTCATGAGGAGATTGAGACACTCAAGCGGCAGCGCACCCGGTTTGAGGTGCAGCTCAAAGGGTTGCTCAAATCCCATCTGGAAATGCTGGATGTGAGTGATCCGGAAAAGGAAAAGGCCGAAGAGCTTGAGTCAAAGCTCAAATATCTTAAAAAAGTGGATTAA
- a CDS encoding DUF167 domain-containing protein yields the protein MAVWVQPGARKSGVVGLYQQCVKIRLNAPAVDNKANKALTAYVAKLLHVKKSQVRLEAGQTSRKKRLAVITAAEPDWSVFTEEGSSQ from the coding sequence ATTGCCGTCTGGGTGCAGCCGGGAGCCCGTAAAAGCGGGGTTGTCGGCTTGTATCAGCAGTGTGTCAAAATCCGTCTTAACGCTCCTGCTGTGGACAACAAAGCCAACAAGGCGCTTACGGCCTATGTGGCGAAGTTGTTGCATGTGAAAAAAAGCCAGGTGCGGCTTGAGGCAGGCCAGACCAGCCGAAAGAAGCGCTTGGCTGTGATTACTGCGGCGGAACCCGATTGGAGTGTGTTCACTGAAGAGGGTTCATCGCAATAA
- a CDS encoding DUF465 domain-containing protein — MEAQDLELIEKYGDEDGEVKALWDQHVVYEKMLNKLEAKTYLSPTELQEVKELKKKKLAGKTKLQGLLDKYRTEA, encoded by the coding sequence ATGGAAGCCCAAGATCTGGAACTTATTGAAAAGTACGGGGACGAAGACGGCGAAGTAAAGGCTCTGTGGGATCAGCACGTTGTATACGAAAAAATGTTGAACAAGCTGGAAGCCAAGACCTACCTGTCTCCTACAGAGCTTCAGGAAGTAAAGGAACTCAAGAAGAAGAAGTTGGCTGGCAAGACCAAGTTGCAGGGCCTGCTCGATAAATATCGGACGGAGGCGTAA
- the ilvB gene encoding biosynthetic-type acetolactate synthase large subunit: MKLTGAQILLKCLEKEGVDVMFGFPGGAVIDIYDEIPKSSVEHILVRHEQGAIHAADGYARATGQVGVCLVTSGPGATNTVTGIATAYMDSIPVVIFTGQVPRVLIGNDAFQEVDIVGITRPCTKHNYLVQDISELARTVKQAFYLARSGRPGPVLVDLPKDVMSQVAEFNYPEEVHMRSYNPTKKPHIGQIRKVVKLLKKAKKPLIYSGGGVVTSGSHDDLTWLGQKLNIPVTSTLMGLGAFPGEDDLFLGMLGMHGTYAANMAVNNCDLLLAVGARFDDRVTGKVDTFAPDATIIHIDVDPTSIQKNVSVHVPLVADCRAALSSLRKETQATLDDFDWAGSHKEWVDQVKAWSTEHPLTYNDDDKSIKPQYVVEKIYEITKGDAIIATEVGQNQMWAAQFFKYNKPNTLLTSGGLGTMGYGFPAAMGAQMAFPDKLVIDIAGDGSIQMCIQEMMTVVCNKLPVKIVILNNGYLGMVRQWQELFYEKNYCETCLDAQPDFVKLAEAYGAAGYRVTEKKDVESTLREAFAVDKPCIIDIRVEREENVYPMVPAGASLTEMLLV, encoded by the coding sequence ATGAAATTGACCGGGGCCCAGATTCTCCTCAAGTGTCTTGAGAAGGAAGGAGTTGATGTCATGTTCGGTTTCCCTGGCGGAGCCGTCATCGACATTTATGATGAAATACCCAAATCATCCGTTGAACACATTCTAGTGCGCCACGAACAGGGCGCTATTCATGCAGCAGACGGATATGCCCGTGCAACCGGGCAGGTAGGGGTATGCCTAGTCACCTCCGGCCCCGGTGCCACCAATACTGTAACCGGTATTGCCACCGCATACATGGACTCCATTCCGGTCGTCATTTTTACCGGACAGGTTCCGCGTGTGCTTATCGGCAATGACGCGTTTCAGGAAGTCGACATTGTCGGCATAACCAGACCGTGCACCAAGCACAATTATCTGGTTCAGGACATCTCGGAACTGGCCCGGACGGTCAAGCAGGCTTTTTATCTGGCCCGCTCTGGCCGTCCCGGTCCGGTTCTTGTGGACCTGCCCAAGGACGTCATGAGTCAGGTGGCCGAGTTCAATTATCCTGAAGAAGTGCATATGCGTAGCTACAACCCGACGAAGAAGCCGCATATCGGCCAGATTCGCAAGGTTGTGAAACTCTTGAAAAAGGCCAAGAAGCCGCTGATCTATTCCGGCGGCGGTGTTGTGACGTCCGGCAGCCATGACGATCTGACGTGGCTCGGGCAGAAGCTCAATATCCCTGTTACGTCAACACTTATGGGGCTTGGCGCGTTTCCGGGCGAGGATGATCTTTTCCTCGGCATGCTCGGGATGCACGGCACGTATGCGGCCAATATGGCTGTAAACAACTGTGACTTGCTGCTTGCCGTCGGGGCACGGTTTGACGACCGCGTGACCGGCAAGGTCGACACGTTTGCGCCGGATGCGACTATCATTCACATTGATGTGGACCCGACGTCCATTCAGAAGAATGTCTCCGTGCACGTTCCGCTTGTGGCGGATTGCAGAGCGGCGCTCAGTTCGCTCAGAAAGGAGACTCAGGCCACGCTTGACGATTTTGATTGGGCCGGTTCCCATAAGGAATGGGTCGATCAGGTAAAGGCATGGAGTACCGAACATCCGTTGACCTACAACGATGACGACAAGAGCATCAAGCCGCAGTACGTCGTTGAAAAAATTTACGAAATAACCAAGGGCGATGCCATTATCGCCACTGAGGTCGGCCAGAATCAGATGTGGGCTGCCCAGTTCTTCAAGTACAACAAGCCGAATACGCTGCTGACATCCGGCGGCCTCGGCACTATGGGCTATGGATTCCCTGCCGCCATGGGAGCGCAAATGGCGTTCCCCGACAAGTTGGTTATCGATATCGCAGGCGACGGGTCCATCCAGATGTGCATCCAGGAAATGATGACTGTGGTGTGCAACAAGCTGCCCGTGAAAATCGTCATACTCAACAATGGCTATCTCGGCATGGTCCGCCAGTGGCAGGAGCTTTTCTATGAGAAGAACTACTGCGAGACCTGCCTTGACGCGCAACCCGATTTCGTGAAACTTGCCGAAGCCTACGGTGCGGCAGGGTACCGCGTGACCGAGAAAAAGGATGTCGAATCCACACTCCGCGAGGCATTTGCCGTGGACAAGCCGTGTATCATCGACATTCGCGTGGAAAGGGAAGAAAATGTCTATCCCATGGTCCCGGCCGGTGCGTCGTTGACCGAAATGCTGTTGGTTTAG
- the ilvN gene encoding acetolactate synthase small subunit has protein sequence MMMKKHTLSVMVENEPGVLSRVAGLFSGRGFNIYSLNVAPTLEKGVSLMTIVAEGDDQIIEQIVKQLRKLVPTVKVKDLTELTSVEREMVLLKVNAEDSKRAEILRIVDIFRCKVVDVSVDELTVEVTGAQDKITALVNMMTRFGIKEIARTGNVAMQRSMQIDL, from the coding sequence ATGATGATGAAAAAGCACACACTTTCCGTCATGGTCGAAAACGAGCCGGGGGTGCTCTCCCGTGTGGCCGGACTGTTCAGCGGGCGTGGATTCAACATCTATTCCCTGAATGTCGCGCCTACATTGGAAAAGGGCGTTTCTCTCATGACAATCGTCGCCGAAGGCGATGACCAGATCATTGAGCAGATCGTCAAACAGCTTCGAAAGCTCGTTCCTACCGTAAAGGTCAAGGATCTCACTGAATTGACGTCGGTTGAGCGGGAGATGGTCCTGCTCAAGGTCAATGCCGAGGATTCAAAACGCGCTGAGATACTGCGTATTGTTGACATCTTCCGGTGCAAGGTTGTAGACGTCAGCGTCGATGAGTTGACTGTCGAGGTGACCGGTGCACAGGATAAGATTACGGCATTGGTTAACATGATGACTCGTTTCGGCATCAAAGAGATAGCTCGTACCGGTAACGTTGCCATGCAGCGTTCCATGCAGATCGATCTATAA
- the ilvC gene encoding ketol-acid reductoisomerase produces the protein MKVYYEKDADLSLLKDKTVAVVGYGSQGHAHAQNLRDSGINVIVAQRPGGPNYDLAKEHGFEPMSVADAAKQADMIMILLPDQHQASVFASDILPHLEEGNVIAFGHGFNVHFQQIVPPKGVDCVMIAPKGPGHLVRRTYTEGGAVPCLAAVAVDASGKAMDIALAYAKGIGGTRSGVIETTFKEETETDLFGEQAVLCGGLTALCKAGFDTLVEAGYQPEVAYFECLHELKLIIDLMYEGGMAKMRYSISDTAEFGDYVTGPRIITDETREEMRRVLKDIQEGKFARDFILDNQAGQVGLKTMRRIGAESQIEEVGGRLREMMSWLKK, from the coding sequence ATGAAAGTTTATTATGAGAAAGATGCAGATTTGAGCTTGTTGAAAGACAAAACCGTGGCCGTTGTCGGTTACGGCAGTCAGGGGCACGCCCATGCTCAGAACCTGCGTGATTCCGGCATCAATGTCATTGTTGCCCAGCGTCCCGGCGGACCGAACTACGATCTCGCCAAGGAACACGGTTTCGAACCCATGTCCGTAGCTGACGCTGCCAAGCAGGCCGATATGATCATGATCCTGCTGCCCGACCAGCATCAGGCTTCCGTCTTTGCTTCCGACATCCTGCCTCATCTCGAAGAGGGCAACGTCATTGCCTTCGGTCACGGCTTCAACGTTCATTTCCAGCAGATCGTTCCGCCCAAGGGTGTTGACTGCGTCATGATCGCCCCCAAGGGTCCCGGTCATCTCGTTCGCCGTACCTACACTGAAGGCGGCGCAGTGCCGTGTCTGGCCGCTGTCGCGGTTGACGCTTCCGGCAAGGCCATGGATATCGCTCTGGCATACGCCAAGGGCATCGGCGGCACCCGTTCCGGTGTCATCGAGACCACTTTCAAGGAAGAGACCGAGACTGACCTCTTCGGTGAGCAGGCAGTGCTTTGCGGCGGTCTGACCGCACTGTGCAAGGCCGGTTTCGACACTCTTGTCGAAGCAGGCTACCAGCCTGAAGTCGCATACTTCGAATGCCTGCATGAGCTCAAGCTCATCATCGACCTCATGTACGAGGGCGGCATGGCCAAGATGCGTTACTCCATCTCCGATACCGCGGAGTTCGGTGACTACGTTACCGGTCCCCGTATCATCACAGATGAGACTCGCGAAGAAATGCGCCGTGTCCTCAAGGATATTCAGGAAGGCAAGTTCGCTCGCGACTTCATCCTTGACAACCAAGCCGGTCAGGTCGGCCTCAAGACCATGCGCCGTATCGGTGCCGAATCCCAGATTGAGGAAGTCGGCGGCCGTCTGCGTGAAATGATGAGCTGGCTGAAAAAGTAA